ACCATCAGCCTGATTGGCCGCGACCTCAACCCTGCCGGCCACACCGTGGTCGACTGTACCGGCAAGTACGTCATGCCGGGCGGTATCGACGTCCACACGCATCTCGACCTGCCCTTCGGCGGCACGATCTCAAACGACGACTTCGACACGGGCCACAAGGCCGCTGCCTTCGGCGGGACGACCGCCCACATCGACTTCGTGATCCAGCCCAAAGGCGGCAGCCTGCACGATGGCCTCGCCACCTGGCGCGAAAAGGCCAAAGTCGCTCAGATCGACTACGGTTTCCACCTCGCCGTCACCGACCTGCGCCCGGAAGTCCTGGACGAAATCCCCTCGCTGCTGGCCGACGGTGTGACCAGCCTTAAGTTGTTCATGGCCTACAAAAACGTCTTCCAGATCGATGACGCCACCCTCTTTAAGACCATGCAGGTGGCCGCCAAAAACGGCATGATCGTCATGGTCCACGCCGAAAACGGCGACGTCGAAGCCTCGCTCACGCCGAAGCTGCTGGCCGACGGCAAGACCGATCCCTACTGGCACGCGGTCAGCCGCCCGCAGGAGATCGAAGGCGAGGCCACCAACCGCGCCGCCGTTATGTCCGGCCTGACTGGTTGCCCGCTGTATGTGGTGCACGTGACCTGCGAGGAAGCCGTCAACGCCATTCGCCGCGCCCGCGCCCTCAGCTATCCGGTGATGGGCGAGACCTGTACGCAGTATTTCTTCCTCACCTCAGACGACCTCAAGCGCCCGAATTACGAAGGCTCAAAATTCATCTGCTCGCCGCCCATCCGCAGCGTGAAGGACCAGAAGGTGCTTTGGCAGGCTGTCCGCGACGACTCCCTGCAGGTCATCAGCACCGATCACTGTAATTTCTGGTTCGATGGCGCCAAAGGGCCGTGGCAGGAATGGGCGGCCAAAACCGGCGGTAAGGATTGGGTCGGTTACGAGAAGCAGGACCCGACCTACCGGCGTCCCGGCAAAGAACTCGGCAAAGGCAACTTCGCTAAAATCCCCAATGGCATGCCCGGCCTCGAAGAACGGCTCATGGCGGTCTGGGAAGCCGGCGTCAACACCGGCAGGCTCTCGCCGACCCGCTTTGTCGAGTTGATGGCGACCAATCCGGCTAAAGCCTTCGGCATGTATCCCAAGAAGGGTACGATCGCCGTCGGCACCGACGCCGACATCGTGGTCTGGGACCCGAACTTAAAGCATACGCTGTCGGCCGCAGCCTCCCACAGTCGGACAGATTATATCGTCTACGAAGGCATGCAGGTCACCGGCAAACCCACCCAGGTCTACCAGCGCGGCGTGAAGCTGGTCGACGGCGATCAGTGGTTCGGGACCAACGGCGGCGGTCAGTTCATCCACCGGACGCCCGGAGCCGAAGTCCTATAGAGCGCGTTCGTTTCACTCTCTGTGGGTTCTCTACCCCACGCCCCGGCAGGAATTGGCACTCCTGCAGCTCTCATGGCGAACTGAACGGACCTGCCCGTTCAGTTCGCAGTGCTGGAGGTCCGGAGGGTTTGTACCCTCCGGCGTAGGCGTGGAGCCAGCGCCTCCACAATCACCATGCATCAAAGCGGCCAACACCAAAGGGGCATCCTGCGCCAGCTGGCGGTATCCCCATGCGGCGGCCTTCTCAGAGATACCAGCGCAGGCGCATCCAGATCATCCACGCGGCCGATCCCATGATGATGCCGACCAGGTTGACGATCAGTACGGTTGCTGCGTTCAACGTGCCAGCCACGTTCCCCCCGCCGACCATCCCGCCCATCACCGACGCGGCCAGCGGCGTCACGGTCGCCAGCGCCGAGGCAAGCTCCGAGGCGGTGGCCGTATGCTTGATGCGCCGGACGTGCGCGTACGTTTCAGCCAGTCCGGCGACCAGCGCCAGCAGGAACACGCCGTTGTTTGCTTCCGAAAATGCGCGTATGGCCCCGTTAGCCGCCAGATCCGGCTTGGCAAATACGGCCACCAACGTCCCGGTCACGATTCCGAACGCGATGAAATACAGGGCATTCCGTACGCACCGTACGGCCAGACGTGGCTCGCCCAGCAACAGCGCCGGCAGCACCCAGGTCAATCCGCGCCCGCTGGCACGGGCACCGTACAGGAAGGCCGCGCAGACCGCGATCGGGGTCACGATCGGGTCAAAGTACAGCCAGGCCACCGCCGCGCAAACGTATGTCGCCAGATCATAGACAAAGTCGTAGGTTGCGGCGCGCGTGACTTCATCGACCAGATATTGGCGCCGTTCGTGATTCATAAAGCGCATTTTACGAAACCTTAATATGTGCGGGCTAGCATGCGATTGTAACGCGCAACCTATCTGACAGGGTCATCGAAAGTGCCTGCCGCGGAGTCTCTCTATGCACGCTATCACCGTCTTTGGCGATATTCACGCCAACTTCCCTGCCCTGCGCGCGGCGCTCGATGAAATGAACGCCCGCGGGCATGAGAATCGCTTCTGCCTCGGCGACCTGGTCGGCTACGGTACGTCTCCCAACGAGGTGGTCGGACTGATCCGCGACAGCGGCTGTCCCACCATCATGGGCAACTACGATCAGGGTGTCGGTCTGGACAGTGATGACTGCGGCTGCGCCTATACCAATCCGGTCTCCGAAGCCCTCGGTAAACGCAGCATCGCCTGGACCAACACGCACACTTCAGCGGAAAACAAGGCCTACCTGCGCGGCCTGCTGCCCAGCGTCCGCGTCGAGGTCGGCAGCCTGCGCGTCCTCCTCGTGCATGGCAGCCCGCGCCGTATCAACGAATACCTGTTCGTCGATCGGCCAAGCGCCATGCTCGACCGCCTGCTGGATGAGGCCGATACAGATGTCATCATCTGTGGTCACACCCACCTGCCCTACCATCGCGTCCTGCCAAGCGGACGTCATGTCATCAACGCTGGAAGTGTCGGCAAACCGAAGGACGAGGACCCGCGGGCCTGCTATGTGGTAGTCAGCGCGGTCGGCCGCGAAATCCTGGTCGAATTTGTCCGCGTCGCCTACGATATCGAAGCCGCTGCGGCGGCCATTGAAGCCTCCGAAATGCCGCACGAATACGCGCAGATGCTCAGGCTGGGCAAAGGGTAAACAAAAACCCCACGCATTTTAACGTGGGGCACTGGTTCCGCCTGGCGTGAGCAGCCGGGATTGTTCGCTCTTGCCGGGCCGCGGGGGTGCTGCCCATCTATCCGCAGCGCTACTTATCCAGCAGTTCCGTCACGACCGCTTCGATCACTTCGAAACCCAGCGCGCGCGCGACCGAGATGCGGTGATGCCCGTCACGAACGTAGTACCATCCATCCTTTTCGAGTAGCTCGACCGGCGGCAGGGGTACACCCTGGGCAACCGCCGACCATACCCGTACCCAGCGTTCCGATAGATATTCTTTGATCGGATGGAATTCGATGTCGAACTCATCGCTGCGGTTTTCCGTGCCGACGATCTGGCTCAGGCTGATCGAGCGCTGCCCGGCATACTGACCGACCGGTTGTTTCGTTCCCAGTGTGCACAGCCGGCGCGCGGCCTTGCGCAGACCCCAGCGCATCTTCCGCAGTCCCACGCTGAGTTCGTGCTGGAACGAGCTGCGGCCTTCGCTGTGGATCCGGCCTTCACCCGTCATACGGCCCAATCTATCGTCCATCATGTTTGTAAAATCGAGTGCCATCATTTTGAATTCCCCCATCTGCTTACAAACCCAGAATAGCCTCCTGGCGTCTCAGGGGTGTCCGCGCGGGCGTCTCAAAAGCGTCTCAGATCCATCTCAAATCGCGTTTTCCCGGATTTTGACCCCCACTCCCTGGGGATCTCCAACAAAATCACAAGGGGTTTGGCGTGCGTACTGGCGTGATCGATGCGCTATGCCGGGAGTTCCGGCCTGAGCCGTTATTACCCAGTCTGAGGGGCTTTACCTCCACTTCGTAACAGGGGATAATTAAGTGTTTGTGGGGGATAACTTATGTCGCACCGCCAGTTATTTCTTTTTGGTGCGCCGCGTGTAATCATGGGCGGCGGCCGGGTCGCCTTGCCCCGCCGCAAGTCACTGGCGCTGCTGGCGTACCTCGCTGTGACCGGCACCCCCCATACCCGAGAGTCCCTCTCCACCCTGCTGTGGGGCGACAGCGACGACCAGAGCGCCAGCGCTTACCTTCGCAATACGCTCTGGACACTTAACAAGTCCTTCGGCTCGGACTGGGCAGATACCGACGGTGGGGCGATCAGTTTCAACGCGGCTGCCATCTACGTCGACGTCAGTTCATTTATGGCATTTGCCAACGACTCGATCCATGCCGAAGGTGCCGAGCGCCTCAAACGCACAGTTCTGGCGATGGATGTCTACGCCGGCGAGTTCATGGCGGGTTTCACGCTCCCGGACGCGCCCGAATTCACGACCTGGCAGATATCTACCGGCGAGACGCTCCGCCGAACCATGATCGGCGTCCTGATGCTGCGTGCGGAGTGCGCGCGCGTGGCCGGCGACATCTTTGCCGCTACCGACGCCGCCCAGCGCTGGCTCAACCTCGACCCGCTTGACGAACGCGCCGCACGCCTCATGATGCAGGTCTTGGCCGAGGGCGGCGAGATCACCGCCGCGATCCGCCAGTATCATGACGTCAAGCGCCGCCTCCGCGAGTCGCTCGGCGCCACGCCGGAACCCGCGACGGTCGCATTGTTCGAAAGCCTCACGACGCGCGCTGTGCCGGTCTTCTCCCCAAGCACCTCCAATTCAACCCGCGGCGTACCGGAAACCTACATCCAGCCCATCGAAGCGGCTTCTGCGGCTGCTCAGGTCTCGCAAAGCGGCGTCACCTCCATCACGGCCGAGTTTCCGAGGGTGATGATGGGTGAAGATGCCGAGGATGCTGAGGCGTTTCTTGAAAACACCTATCTGGTCGGGCGTGAAGACGAACGCGAGACCCTCCTTTCGCTGATTCAGGCGCCGGATGTGCGCCTCGTTTCAATCGTCGCGCCAGGCGGCATGGGTAAGAGTCTCCTCGCGCGCCAGGTCAGCAGCGATGCGCGCCGTACCGACGCCTTTCCCGACGGGGTCTACTGGATCTCGCTCGCACCCCTCTGTGCTTCGGATGTGATCGTCTCGACGATCGCGTCCGCACTGCCCTATCCCTCAGGCAGCGGGCCGGACACCGAAACGCGTTTGTATTCCACCATCAGCGACAAGAACCTCCTGCTTGTACTCGACAACTTCGAGCATCTGCTCGATGGTGCGCCGATCCTGAGCAAGCTCCTGAATGCCGGGCCGCGGCTGAAGGCGATGATCACCTCGCGCGAGCGCCTGAACCTGCGAAACGAGCGCGTCTTTGAACTCCATGGACTGTCCGTCCCAGGCGAGCGGGATGACCCGGTACGGACGCCATTCGAGGTCGGTGGACCTGTTCGTCAGACGCGCGCAACAGGCCGATTTTACCTTCACCATGTCCCCTCAGAATGCGCAGGACATCGCCAGGATTTGCCGGCTGGTCGAAGGGCTGCCGCTTGCGCTTGAGCTTGCCCGCGAGCTGGACACCGTTGCTCTCCTGCGCGGAGATCGTACATGAGCTTGAATCGAACCTCGACTTTTTGACCTCTTCGAGCCGTGACGTGCCGGAGCGCCACCGCAGCCTGCGGGCTGTGTTCGCCTCTTCATGGGAACAGATGACCTCGGCCGAGCAGGCTGTACTCGCCCATTTGGCGGTCTTCCGCGGCGGTTTCCGTCTTGAAGCGGCGTCGGCAGTGGCTGGCGCTTCACCGCGTGTGCTGCTGGCCCTCGTCAATAAGTCGCTCCTCAAACGGCGCGACGATGGCCGCTTCAGCATCCATGAGCTACTCCGCCAGTTCAGCGAAGGGATGCTTGACCCGGAGGCGCGGCTCGACGCGGTCGACAAACACATCGCCTACTACGCCGGACTCGCCGCGGTTGAGGGTGTGCGCATGACCACGCATGAGCAGCCTGCCGCTCTGGATGTCATACAGGCCGAAATCGACAACATCCGTTCGGCATGGCGCAATGCCCTCGCCCGGCGCAAGATCGAAGCACTCGACAAAATGGTCGAGCCAATTCTGCAATTTTACGGCGTGCGCTCACGCTTCGATGATCTGCCAGAAATGATCGCCGATACCGCCGATAAGCTCACTTCGGAAACGGCATCCGAACGCGCGCTGCTTGCCAAAATGCTCGTGGCCGCCGCCCATGTCCACATCCGCGATCGTCACATGACCGTCATCGATGCTATGGCTGATCGCGCGCTGGAAGTCCTGCGTCCGCTGGCCGACCGGCCCGACATGGGGACTTGGCTGATTCTGGCCGCCGTTCTTAAGCGTCGCCCCGGCCGCATCCAGCCCGAAGCCGAGGAATTGATCGCATTAGGCCTCCAGAATCTCAAGCTTCAGGGGAATGTCTGGGGCATCGGGTTCGCCCTATACCAGTTCGGCGCGCTTCAGCACATGCAGATGCGCTACGCTGAAGCCCGCGAAACGCTCAACCGGGCGCTGACTTACTTCGAAAAGGTCGGCCAACCCTGGGGGATCTGGGTTACGCTGGACATGCTCGCCGAAAACATGACCACTGTCGGCAATTACGCCGCCGCACGCGATTATCTCTCGCGTCAGGTTGAACCGCTCCGCCAGCTTGACAAGATAAATGAACTGCAGCGGTTGGAGATTAACCTCGCGCTCCTTGAGCAGCGCGGCGTTCATCCGCATATCGAGCAGTTTCTGGATGTGCTGGAACAGCTCCGCGCCAGTGGCGACCGCCGCGGCACGGCCTGGGCTGTCTACAACCTGGCCTGGCTCTATTACCTCAATCAGAATTATGCCGAGGCCGAGAAACGCTACTTTGAATGTCTCAGCGGTTTCGTGGCGCTTGGAGACGATGAAGGGATCATCTGGTCAAATATCTATCTTGCCGAGATCGCCCTCGAATCGGGCCGCCGCCACGCGATGGATACCTATATTGAAGGCGCGCGGCATGTTCTCGCTGATCTCAACTTCCCATGGGGCGTCGCCGGCCTGGAATACACGCTTGGCAATCAGGCGCTGTTCGACGCCGACCTGCAGTTGGCTGCCGAGCATTACCATGAGGCGGTCGTCATCGCCCACGGCGCCCAGTCGATCATGCAGCTTCTCCGCCACATGACCGGCGTCGCCGATATCTGGCAGCGCCGGGGCCGGGCGGAAGACGCGCATAGGCTGCTGGCCTTCATCCTGCAGCATCCGACCACCTGGGACGACACGCGCAAGCGCGCAAATATG
This genomic stretch from Candidatus Flexicrinis proximus harbors:
- a CDS encoding DUF389 domain-containing protein; translation: MNHERRQYLVDEVTRAATYDFVYDLATYVCAAVAWLYFDPIVTPIAVCAAFLYGARASGRGLTWVLPALLLGEPRLAVRCVRNALYFIAFGIVTGTLVAVFAKPDLAANGAIRAFSEANNGVFLLALVAGLAETYAHVRRIKHTATASELASALATVTPLAASVMGGMVGGGNVAGTLNAATVLIVNLVGIIMGSAAWMIWMRLRWYL
- a CDS encoding amidohydrolase family protein, whose protein sequence is TISLIGRDLNPAGHTVVDCTGKYVMPGGIDVHTHLDLPFGGTISNDDFDTGHKAAAFGGTTAHIDFVIQPKGGSLHDGLATWREKAKVAQIDYGFHLAVTDLRPEVLDEIPSLLADGVTSLKLFMAYKNVFQIDDATLFKTMQVAAKNGMIVMVHAENGDVEASLTPKLLADGKTDPYWHAVSRPQEIEGEATNRAAVMSGLTGCPLYVVHVTCEEAVNAIRRARALSYPVMGETCTQYFFLTSDDLKRPNYEGSKFICSPPIRSVKDQKVLWQAVRDDSLQVISTDHCNFWFDGAKGPWQEWAAKTGGKDWVGYEKQDPTYRRPGKELGKGNFAKIPNGMPGLEERLMAVWEAGVNTGRLSPTRFVELMATNPAKAFGMYPKKGTIAVGTDADIVVWDPNLKHTLSAAASHSRTDYIVYEGMQVTGKPTQVYQRGVKLVDGDQWFGTNGGGQFIHRTPGAEVL
- a CDS encoding metallophosphoesterase produces the protein MHAITVFGDIHANFPALRAALDEMNARGHENRFCLGDLVGYGTSPNEVVGLIRDSGCPTIMGNYDQGVGLDSDDCGCAYTNPVSEALGKRSIAWTNTHTSAENKAYLRGLLPSVRVEVGSLRVLLVHGSPRRINEYLFVDRPSAMLDRLLDEADTDVIICGHTHLPYHRVLPSGRHVINAGSVGKPKDEDPRACYVVVSAVGREILVEFVRVAYDIEAAAAAIEASEMPHEYAQMLRLGKG